ttttggtggtgtggCATGTGGGGGATTCTTGCCTGTTTGGGAATGCATCAAGTGGGTGGGGGTCGCGGTCGATATAAAGTGTTTGCAGCATCCACTTTTGCATACgtcaaacaagtttttaTCATGGTGGTATCAGATTATAGGTATGTGGTGTGATGAAACGTGGATTTATGGAGTGCAATTGTACTGACAGGTTATATAGAAAAGTTTTAGTCACGGGTGGGACCGGTTTTATTGGAGCTCATATTGTCGATAATCTTCTTTCATTAGGAATAAGAGTGAGACTTGCTTCACGGTCGCTTAAGAAGGCCCAACAATTCATCGATGCTCGTCCTGAAACCAGAGACTTGATTGAGGCGTTTGAAATTAAGGATTTCACCAGTTTAAAAGGAAATGAGAACCCTTTTCTCGACGCAGTTGAGGGGGTTGACGGAATTATTCATGCTGCAAGTCCCTTGGACTACTCGGTTGCCAACGTAGAGGAAGACTTGATAAAACCCGCCATTAACGGAGTCAAGGTGGTTTTTGAGGCGGCGTTGACAGAACCAAATATCAAGAGAGTAGTCTTGACATCTTCATTTGCATCTGTCATGGATGTTTCCAAAGGTCCTGGGCCTGGGTTCACCTACACTGGAGATGACTGGAACCCACTCACCTATGAGGAATCCATTAAGGCCGACCCAGTGATTGCTTATAGAGGGTCTAAGAAATTTGCTGAACTTGAAGCTTGGAACTTCATTAAAGAGAGACACCCttcttttgatttggtgACTTTCTGTCCTCCTATGACATTTGGACCCATTGTGCACCCAGTTGATGTGGTGgaagatttgaacttgtcaaATGCCACTCTTTGGGACATTTACAAGGGGGTATCACCTTTGCCCGTTTCAAGAGTCCCAGTTTGGGTTGATGTCAGGGACTTAGCTCTTGCCCACGTCAAAGCATTGGTTGTGGAGAAGGCCAGTAACAAGAGGTATGTTCCTAGTTCACCCGAGAAGTTCTCGTAcaatttggctgcaaagCTCATGAAAGATAATGGTTTAGGTAGTAACATCACTATAGAGCTTCCAACTGAAGGGCTAGTTCCCGAAGGGTATGATTTAGATTACGCTACTGTTGAGAGGGACTTGGGAATCAAATTTcattcttttgaagattgtATTTTGGACTCAATGAAGCAGTTCCAGTCTTTACCATCAAAGAAGTAAATATATATCACCTGTTTTTAATTGCATTTTTCTCTACAAATTTCGCCCATTAAAAGTTAACAaaaatcttcttttggaTGTCACCAAGAGAAAGGCGGTCACTCGAATTTTTTGATGTGACCAAGCTCTTTTTCTCTAGTGCTCCGTACGCCCATCCCCAACTTTCATCGACCCACTTGACTTACTCTACCGAAACTTCCAATTTGAGAATGGTCCCCCATATGGTTTTAGGAAAAGTCTGGGGAAAGGATCGGAGGATGTTTCCCTTTAGGGCGGGTCTCCCCCATTTCCGTTTCCGTTTGACGCACCCCACACTTTGGGGCAGGAAGATAAGATCTTTTTGTGCAGCCAAGTGCTCCTATACCTCTCTTAAATGAAAACTTAGTAATACAATTCCAAAGCGGGTGCAACTTTCATTATTGACCTAAACATAAACAAAGGACACGTAGGTAGCAAGTCAGCTTTTAACTACATACAAATTCTGAATGATTACTACTCTTGCAACACCACTGCTGAAAAAATTCAATCATACCAACACTAACTATACCCACAAAATACACTGTCTTAATTCTTGTAGCCCCTATTACAACCGAACTTTATTCAAACCTAGTTAGTAAATGTAAATGTCGTGTCGCGACATCCTATTTTAAGAGGTGAAGGTTCTGGAGATCAATTGTATTCATTGCACAAATAATTATACAGATTCGTTTTCAGAAACAGCTTCCTGCTTGGTGTCACTCTGAATGGATTCAGCAAGGTTATTTCTGAAAGCATGTTCAGTTGGAACAAATCCAGCAGAGTTCCAAGCATTAGGAACTGCTTCATAcaattcatcaacttgcTCTAACGTCAATCCCTTTGTTTCGTAAACCATCAAATAGGTGAATGCCATACCTATCAAATTGAACCCACCCCAGATGAAGAACACCTTGGAACCTAAGTTAGCGTTACCTGGACCAGAATCAACCATGTACGGAGTAGCATACGCAATAGCCCAATTCCATAACCAATTTGAAGCAGTAGAAATAGCTACAGATTTAGCTCTGGTGGTCAATGGGAACATTTCACCGATGAGAGcccaacaagttggaccccaagaagaagcaaacGCACCAATGAAAATACAGGTGAAAGCAACCAACACATTGTTAGAAGACTTAGTCTGCGAAGTGACACCAACAATGGCAATAATCAATTGAGAAACACTCATAACAACCGAGCCACCCAATAACAACTTTCTTCTACCAATGACTTCGATCAAAATAACACCTGGAATAGTCATACCAACGTTAACGATGTTTGTGGccaaggaaatcaaaaattCATTACCAATACCTGAactcttgaagaaagtggTACCAAAGTAGAATATGAAATTAACACCCGTCAATTGCTGGAATGCTTGGATAGAAGTACCAGTGatcaatctcttcaactgcttgttCTTATTGCTGAAGACATCTAACCAACCACCACCCCCAAGAGttctttcaaactcaaaggCAGCTTtcatatcttcaaattccTCAACCAAGTCTGGGTGGTCAATTGGCAACTTTCTTaatatcttcaatgattCCTTAGCTTCATCATCTCTGGATTTAGAAATAAAAAATCTAGGAGTTTCAGGAAGGAAGAACATACCAATACCCAAAATTAAAGCCCATAAGAATTGGATGGCAATAGGAATTCTATAAGAACCCGAGTCATTTCTATTGTGGGTGCCTTGAATCACACAACCAGCCAAAAGTAAACCTATAGTAATAGCCCATTGGTATAAAGAAACGACGGCACCTCTAATCCATTTTGGAAGAGTTTCGGACTGGTATAATGGAATTACAGCAGAAATTAAACCAACTCCTAAACCAGCAATAGCTCTACCAGCACACAATAATGGAATATCAGTGGCAGCTGTCTGTAACACAATACCCAAGTTAAAGACCACTAAAGTACCAATGATCAAAGTCCATCTTCTACCCAAAGTGTCAGACAAAAATGGAGCACCTAAAGCACCGAAGAAAGTTCCCACAGACAAAATGGAAACAATCAAAGACTTTTCGCTGGAACTAAATTCATTTGGTATGTCTTGGGGGAATCTTTCTGTGACATACTTCATGGCCATAATTCCACTGATAGTACCAGTGTCATACCCAAATaaaataccaccaaaggCGGCAAATAACCCGACAAAAATCCCCATGGACGTGGATCCTGCCTTTCTTTCTCCGAAATTGAGATATTTCTGTAATAATTTAGAGTCTTCGAGTCCCATTGTAATGTGTTTCGATTATGAGAGGTAGATTTGAAGGATTTGGGTCCCCATTTTATACCCGTTCATCTAGTGACACGCTTGGTTTGAAGCTTTACAATTCAGCCCTCCCACCAGGAAAAAAAGCCGTACGAAGAAAATATGCTTGTGGGGTAGCTGAAGAATTCGCCAATATTTTTGTATTTTTCCGCAGAACAATTCTTTTATGAGAGGCTGAAACTTAATGATGATCAAGACTTAGGATTGTGGATCTACGTTAGAGTTCCAAGCAGTCGCTCAGCACAATGAATGT
Above is a window of Yamadazyma tenuis chromosome 1, complete sequence DNA encoding:
- a CDS encoding uncharacterized protein (EggNog:ENOG503P09X; COG:V), with amino-acid sequence MVVSDYRKVLVTGGTGFIGAHIVDNLLSLGIRVRLASRSLKKAQQFIDARPETRDLIEAFEIKDFTSLKGNENPFLDAVEGVDGIIHAASPLDYSVANVEEDLIKPAINGVKVVFEAALTEPNIKRVVLTSSFASVMDVSKGPGPGFTYTGDDWNPLTYEESIKADPVIAYRGSKKFAELEAWNFIKERHPSFDLVTFCPPMTFGPIVHPVDVVEDLNLSNATLWDIYKGVSPLPVSRVPVWVDVRDLALAHVKALVVEKASNKRYVPSSPEKFSYNLAAKLMKDNGLGSNITIELPTEGLVPEGYDLDYATVERDLGIKFHSFEDCILDSMKQFQSLPSKK
- a CDS encoding uncharacterized protein (COG:P; EggNog:ENOG503NU51); translation: MGLEDSKLLQKYLNFGERKAGSTSMGIFVGLFAAFGGILFGYDTGTISGIMAMKYVTERFPQDIPNEFSSSEKSLIVSILSVGTFFGALGAPFLSDTLGRRWTLIIGTLVVFNLGIVLQTAATDIPLLCAGRAIAGLGVGLISAVIPLYQSETLPKWIRGAVVSLYQWAITIGLLLAGCVIQGTHNRNDSGSYRIPIAIQFLWALILGIGMFFLPETPRFFISKSRDDEAKESLKILRKLPIDHPDLVEEFEDMKAAFEFERTLGGGGWLDVFSNKNKQLKRLITGTSIQAFQQLTGVNFIFYFGTTFFKSSGIGNEFLISLATNIVNVGMTIPGVILIEVIGRRKLLLGGSVVMSVSQLIIAIVGVTSQTKSSNNVLVAFTCIFIGAFASSWGPTCWALIGEMFPLTTRAKSVAISTASNWLWNWAIAYATPYMVDSGPGNANLGSKVFFIWGGFNLIGMAFTYLMVYETKGLTLEQVDELYEAVPNAWNSAGFVPTEHAFRNNLAESIQSDTKQEAVSENESV